In Streptomyces hawaiiensis, one genomic interval encodes:
- a CDS encoding MerR family transcriptional regulator, producing MTTDTEEPTLTIDELAARAGVTVRTLRFYGTKGLLPPPVLGPRRVGHYGRDHLARLALIEELQQQGMTLAGIERYLRQLPPDLSAHDLAIHRAVVASWAPESVETVTRAELERRAGRPLDDEDVERLVAMGVVRPADGGYEADLGLLRLGAGLLDVPLSQEAIFAARTVLNEHTRAAARELSQLFRGEVAERDARDVRSLSAHMHPLVVQALLTAFQRSLKEELGEWLTGPSGSGGSDAG from the coding sequence ATGACGACCGACACCGAGGAGCCGACCCTCACGATCGACGAGCTGGCCGCCCGGGCCGGTGTCACGGTGCGCACGCTCCGCTTCTACGGCACGAAGGGGCTGCTGCCCCCGCCGGTGCTCGGTCCGCGGCGCGTCGGGCACTACGGACGCGATCATCTGGCCCGGCTGGCGCTGATCGAGGAGTTGCAGCAGCAGGGCATGACGCTGGCCGGCATCGAGCGCTACCTGCGGCAGCTGCCGCCGGACCTGAGCGCGCACGACCTCGCCATCCACCGGGCCGTGGTGGCCTCCTGGGCGCCGGAGTCCGTCGAGACGGTCACGCGCGCGGAGCTGGAGCGGCGGGCCGGACGGCCGCTGGACGACGAGGACGTCGAGCGGCTCGTCGCGATGGGCGTGGTCCGGCCCGCGGACGGCGGGTACGAGGCCGACCTCGGTCTGCTCCGGCTCGGCGCCGGGCTGCTGGACGTGCCGCTCTCCCAGGAGGCGATCTTCGCGGCGCGCACGGTCCTCAACGAACACACGCGCGCCGCCGCCCGGGAGCTGTCCCAGCTCTTCCGCGGTGAGGTCGCCGAGCGTGACGCGCGAGACGTGCGCTCCTTGTCGGCGCACATGCACCCCCTGGTGGTGCAGGCGCTCCTCACCGCTTTTCAGCGGTCACTGAAGGAAGAGCTGGGCGAGTGGCTCACCGGGCCTTCGGGCTCCGGCGGATCAGACGCGGGCTGA
- a CDS encoding CaiB/BaiF CoA transferase family protein yields the protein MTTAGTSGHGPLTGVRVVELAGIGPGPFAAMLLADLGADVVRVDRPGGPGLAIDPAYDVTNRNKRSVVVDLKAPDGPDRVLDLAARADILLEGNRPGVAERLGVGPEPCHARNPSLVYGRMTGWGQDGPLARRAGHDIAYIAPTGTLGMIGRPDEPPAVPANLLGDYAGGSLYLVVGVLAALHHARATGTGQVVDAAIVDGTAHLATMIHGMLAAGGWQDRRGANLLDGGCPYYGTYETADGRYMAVGALEPQFYEEFLALLGLGDRTGARKDIARWDELREEVAARFKSRTRDEWTAVFDGSDACVAPVLSLREAPHHPHLAARGTFTDHGGITQPAPAPRFCATPTSVRTGPARPGADTADVARDWDVPGLLPSSKNPQ from the coding sequence ATGACCACGGCAGGGACGTCAGGACACGGCCCGCTCACCGGCGTGCGCGTGGTCGAGCTGGCGGGTATCGGGCCCGGCCCGTTCGCCGCCATGCTCCTGGCCGACCTCGGGGCCGACGTCGTGCGCGTGGACCGCCCCGGCGGCCCCGGACTCGCGATCGACCCGGCCTACGACGTCACCAACCGCAACAAGCGCTCGGTGGTCGTCGACCTGAAGGCCCCGGACGGCCCGGACCGGGTGCTCGACCTCGCGGCCCGCGCCGACATCCTGCTCGAGGGCAACCGTCCCGGCGTCGCCGAGCGCCTCGGCGTGGGTCCCGAGCCCTGCCACGCCCGCAACCCGTCTCTCGTCTACGGCCGGATGACCGGCTGGGGCCAGGACGGCCCGCTCGCGCGGCGCGCCGGGCATGACATCGCCTACATCGCCCCCACCGGCACCCTCGGCATGATCGGCCGCCCGGACGAACCGCCAGCGGTTCCGGCCAACCTGCTCGGCGACTACGCGGGCGGCTCCCTGTACCTCGTCGTCGGCGTCCTCGCCGCCCTCCACCACGCCCGCGCGACCGGCACCGGCCAGGTCGTGGACGCCGCCATCGTCGACGGCACCGCCCACCTCGCCACGATGATCCACGGCATGCTCGCCGCCGGCGGCTGGCAGGACCGCCGCGGCGCCAACCTCCTGGACGGCGGCTGCCCCTACTACGGCACCTACGAGACGGCCGACGGCCGGTACATGGCCGTCGGCGCGCTGGAGCCGCAGTTCTACGAGGAGTTCCTCGCCCTCCTCGGCCTCGGCGACCGGACCGGGGCCCGCAAGGACATCGCCCGCTGGGACGAACTGCGCGAAGAAGTCGCCGCCCGCTTCAAGAGCCGTACCAGGGACGAGTGGACGGCCGTCTTCGACGGCTCCGACGCGTGCGTGGCGCCCGTGCTGTCGCTGCGCGAGGCCCCGCACCACCCGCACCTGGCCGCCCGCGGCACCTTCACCGACCACGGCGGCATCACCCAGCCCGCCCCGGCCCCCCGCTTCTGCGCGACCCCGACCTCCGTCCGCACCGGCCCGGCCCGGCCGGGCGCCGACACGGCGGACGTCGCCCGGGACTGGGACGTCCCCGGGCTCCTCCCGTCGTCCAAAAACCCTCAGTGA
- a CDS encoding saccharopine dehydrogenase family protein: MSRQNRTDRPYDIVLFGATSFAGALTAEYLAAHAPEGLRWAIAGRNAEKLERLRERLPADTEVGVERADVCDPASLRDLAGHARVVATTVGPYVSYGEELVAACADAGTDYLDLCGEPEFVDLTYVRHDARARETGARLVHAAGFDSIPHDLGVYFTVQQLPEDVPLSIEGFVTADGAFSGGTFASALNQFARQREMAAAVRDRRRHEPRLVGRRASAPLGAPRFAKEVGAWALPMPTIDPQIVRRSASALDRYGPDFRYRQYAAVRHLPVAVGGVAAVGALVAAAQVPSARRWLSDRLKPGEGPSPEKRARSWFSVRFVGEGGGKRVYTEVSGGDPGYDETAKMFAESALCLALDDLPQTAGQVTTAVAMGDALIDRLRAAGIRFRVASAR; the protein is encoded by the coding sequence ATGAGCAGGCAAAACAGGACGGACCGTCCGTACGACATCGTGCTCTTCGGAGCGACCAGTTTCGCCGGGGCGCTCACCGCGGAGTATCTGGCCGCCCATGCGCCCGAGGGGCTGCGCTGGGCGATCGCGGGCCGCAACGCCGAGAAGCTGGAGCGGCTGCGGGAGCGGCTGCCCGCCGACACCGAGGTGGGGGTGGAGCGGGCGGACGTCTGCGACCCGGCCTCGCTGCGCGACCTCGCCGGGCACGCGCGCGTGGTGGCCACGACCGTCGGCCCGTACGTGAGTTACGGCGAGGAGCTCGTCGCCGCATGCGCGGACGCCGGGACCGACTACCTGGACCTCTGTGGCGAGCCGGAGTTCGTGGATCTGACGTACGTCCGGCACGACGCACGGGCGCGGGAGACCGGGGCGCGGCTGGTGCACGCCGCAGGGTTCGACTCGATCCCGCACGACCTGGGCGTGTACTTCACCGTGCAACAGCTGCCGGAGGACGTGCCGCTGAGCATCGAGGGCTTCGTGACCGCCGACGGGGCGTTCTCGGGCGGGACCTTCGCCTCCGCGCTCAACCAGTTCGCGCGGCAGCGGGAGATGGCGGCGGCCGTGCGGGACCGGCGGCGGCACGAGCCGCGGCTGGTGGGCCGGCGGGCGTCGGCGCCGCTCGGTGCGCCCCGGTTCGCCAAGGAGGTCGGCGCGTGGGCGCTGCCGATGCCGACCATCGACCCGCAGATCGTGCGGCGCTCGGCGTCGGCCCTCGACCGGTACGGGCCCGACTTCCGCTACCGGCAGTACGCGGCCGTCCGGCATCTGCCGGTCGCCGTGGGCGGGGTCGCGGCGGTCGGCGCGCTGGTCGCGGCGGCCCAGGTGCCGTCCGCGCGGCGCTGGTTGTCGGACCGGCTCAAGCCGGGGGAGGGGCCGAGCCCGGAGAAGCGGGCGAGGAGCTGGTTCTCGGTGCGCTTCGTGGGCGAAGGCGGCGGCAAGCGGGTGTACACGGAGGTCTCGGGCGGCGATCCCGGCTACGACGAGACGGCCAAGATGTTCGCCGAGTCGGCGCTGTGCCTGGCCCTCGACGACCTTCCGCAGACGGCGGGTCAGGTCACCACCGCGGTGGCGATGGGCGACGCGCTGATCGACCGGTTGCGCGCGGCGGGCATCCGCTTCCGCGTCGCGTCGGCCCGCTGA
- a CDS encoding acetyl-CoA C-acetyltransferase: MSTEAYVYDAIRTPRGRGKANGALHGTKPIDLVVGLIHEIRARFPDLDPAAVDDIVLGVVGPVGDQGSDIARIAAIAAGLPDTVAGVQENRFCASGLEAVNLAAAKVRSGWEDLVLAGGVESMSRVPMASDGGAWFNDPMTNLDVNFVPQGIGADLIATIEGFSRRDVDEYAALSQERAATAMKDGRFERSVVPVKDRSGLVVLDHDEFPRPGTTADSLAGLKPSFADIGELGGFDAVALQQYHWVEKIDHVHHAGNSSGIVDGASLVAIGSKEVGERYGLTPRARIVSAAVSGSEPTIMLTGPAPATRKALAKAGLTIDDIDLVEINEAFAAVVLRFVKDMGLSLDKVNVNGGAIALGHPLGATGAMILGTLVDELERQDKRYGLATLCVGGGMGVATIVERI, from the coding sequence GTGAGCACCGAAGCGTACGTCTACGACGCGATCCGCACCCCGCGCGGCCGCGGCAAGGCCAACGGCGCCCTGCACGGCACCAAGCCCATCGACCTGGTCGTCGGACTCATCCACGAGATCCGCGCCCGGTTCCCGGACCTCGACCCGGCCGCCGTCGACGACATCGTCCTCGGCGTCGTCGGCCCGGTCGGCGACCAGGGCTCCGACATCGCCCGGATCGCCGCCATCGCCGCGGGCCTGCCCGACACGGTCGCCGGTGTGCAGGAGAACCGCTTTTGTGCCTCGGGCCTGGAGGCCGTCAACCTGGCCGCCGCCAAGGTGCGTTCCGGCTGGGAGGACCTCGTCCTCGCGGGCGGTGTCGAATCGATGTCCCGGGTGCCGATGGCCTCCGACGGCGGCGCCTGGTTCAACGACCCCATGACCAACCTGGACGTCAACTTCGTACCGCAGGGCATCGGCGCCGACCTCATCGCCACCATCGAGGGCTTCTCCCGGCGCGACGTCGACGAGTACGCGGCGCTCTCCCAGGAGCGGGCCGCCACCGCGATGAAGGACGGCCGCTTCGAGAGGTCGGTCGTCCCGGTCAAGGACCGCAGCGGTCTCGTCGTCCTCGACCACGACGAGTTCCCCCGCCCCGGCACCACCGCCGACTCCCTCGCGGGGCTCAAGCCGTCCTTCGCGGACATCGGCGAACTCGGCGGCTTCGACGCGGTGGCCCTCCAGCAGTACCACTGGGTGGAGAAGATCGACCACGTTCACCACGCGGGCAACTCCTCCGGCATCGTGGACGGCGCCTCGCTCGTCGCGATCGGCTCCAAGGAGGTCGGCGAGCGCTACGGCCTCACGCCCCGCGCTCGGATCGTCTCCGCCGCCGTCTCCGGCTCCGAGCCGACCATCATGCTCACCGGCCCCGCCCCGGCCACCCGCAAGGCCCTCGCCAAGGCCGGGCTCACCATCGACGACATCGACCTCGTCGAGATCAACGAGGCGTTCGCCGCGGTCGTGCTGCGCTTCGTCAAGGACATGGGCCTGTCCCTGGACAAGGTCAACGTCAACGGCGGCGCGATCGCGCTCGGCCACCCCCTCGGCGCCACCGGCGCGATGATCCTCGGCACCCTCGTCGACGAACTCGAGCGCCAGGACAAGCGCTACGGCCTCGCCACGCTGTGCGTCGGCGGCGGCATGGGCGTCGCCACGATCGTCGAGCGCATCTGA
- a CDS encoding arginase family protein: MRNVAIVEAPSVLGLRPTGVEDLPAALLGAGLAKRLGAVHAGRVEPPPYDPERDPGTGVLNPGGIAAYSVALADVVGEVLDRGRFPVVLGGDCSVLLGNLLALRRRDRHGLLFLDGHTDFYQPSAEPAGEVASMELALATGRGPRVLADLEGRGPLVRDEDVVALGFRDAEESAAYGMQPLPSALHALELDTVRALGAAEAARRAVGLLTGGGADAGYWVHLDVDVLDDAVMPAVDYRQPDGLTWQELESVLRTALSGGGAVGLTVTIFNPRLDPDGTLTRDLCGCLVRAFDSQG, from the coding sequence GTGCGGAACGTGGCGATCGTCGAGGCACCGTCCGTGCTCGGGCTGCGCCCCACCGGTGTCGAGGACCTGCCGGCGGCGCTTCTCGGGGCCGGGCTGGCCAAGCGGCTCGGGGCGGTGCACGCGGGCCGGGTCGAGCCACCCCCGTACGACCCGGAGAGGGACCCGGGGACGGGAGTTCTGAACCCGGGCGGCATCGCCGCCTACTCCGTGGCGCTGGCCGACGTCGTGGGCGAGGTCCTCGACCGGGGCCGGTTCCCCGTCGTGCTCGGCGGCGACTGCAGCGTGCTGCTCGGCAACCTGCTCGCGCTGCGCCGCCGCGACCGGCACGGACTGCTCTTCCTGGACGGGCACACTGACTTCTACCAGCCGTCGGCGGAGCCGGCCGGTGAGGTGGCCTCCATGGAACTCGCCCTGGCCACCGGGCGCGGCCCGCGCGTGCTGGCCGACCTGGAGGGCAGGGGCCCGCTCGTGCGGGACGAGGACGTCGTCGCCCTGGGGTTCCGGGACGCTGAGGAGTCCGCGGCGTACGGGATGCAACCGCTGCCGTCCGCGCTGCACGCGCTGGAACTGGACACCGTGCGCGCCCTGGGCGCGGCCGAGGCGGCCCGGCGCGCGGTCGGGCTGCTGACCGGCGGCGGCGCGGACGCCGGGTACTGGGTCCATCTCGACGTCGACGTCCTGGACGACGCGGTCATGCCCGCCGTCGACTACCGGCAGCCGGACGGTCTGACCTGGCAGGAGCTGGAGAGCGTGCTGCGCACGGCCCTGTCCGGCGGCGGTGCCGTCGGCCTGACCGTCACGATCTTCAACCCCCGGCTGGACCCCGATGGCACCCTGACGCGGGACCTGTGCGGCTGCCTGGTGCGGGCCTTCGACAGCCAGGGCTGA
- a CDS encoding MmcQ/YjbR family DNA-binding protein yields MAVPRNALKKWEKVRAFALGLPDAVEEFPWGESVAKVNKKVFVFLGVEDGSYPLGVTVKLKDETAHAHALACPGAEPAGYGLGKAGWVSIPLEQQGAPAAEVLCDWVEESYRVIAPKRLIVELDGS; encoded by the coding sequence ATGGCCGTGCCCAGGAATGCCCTGAAGAAGTGGGAGAAAGTGCGCGCGTTCGCACTGGGGCTGCCGGACGCCGTCGAGGAGTTCCCCTGGGGTGAGTCCGTCGCGAAGGTCAACAAGAAGGTGTTCGTCTTCCTCGGTGTCGAGGACGGCAGTTACCCCCTGGGGGTGACGGTGAAGCTGAAGGACGAGACGGCGCACGCGCACGCGCTGGCCTGCCCCGGTGCCGAACCCGCCGGATACGGCCTGGGCAAGGCGGGCTGGGTGAGCATCCCCCTGGAGCAGCAGGGCGCCCCGGCCGCGGAAGTGCTCTGCGACTGGGTGGAGGAGAGCTACCGCGTGATCGCCCCGAAGCGGCTGATAGTGGAGTTGGACGGGAGCTGA
- a CDS encoding amino acid permease: MSKDAVNTAAATPRTDAAAVPADAGDAGYSKDLKARHVNMIAIGGAIGTGLFLGAGGRLHNAGPALAIAYLVCGIFAFFVVRALGELVLYRPSSGSFVSYAREFLGEKGAYVAGWMYFLNWSTTGIADITAIALYTHYWSLFTDIPQWMLALVALAVVLAVNLISVKYFGEMEFWFAIIKVATLIGFMFIGIFLLATQHEVGGQTPGLGVITDNGGVFPHGMMPVVLVMQGVIFAYAALELVGVAAGETAEPEKVVPRAVNSIMWRVGLFYVGSVVLLALLLPGSLYSADQSPFVTVLSKIGVPAAGDVMNLVVLTAAMSSLNSGLYSTGRILRSMAMAGSAPKFTARMNRSQVPYGGILLTCAVCVLGVGLNFLVPAQAFEIVLNVASLGIISTWVIIMVCHLVFVRRAKAGQVTRPSFRLFASPVTEITTIAFLLACLGMMWNDPEVGRRTLLLIPLIAVMLVAGWFGVRRRVSQTADQELSQLTK; this comes from the coding sequence GTGAGCAAGGACGCCGTGAACACGGCTGCGGCCACGCCGCGTACCGATGCGGCCGCAGTGCCCGCGGACGCGGGCGACGCCGGCTACAGCAAGGACCTCAAGGCCCGCCACGTCAACATGATCGCCATCGGAGGCGCGATCGGCACCGGGCTCTTCCTGGGCGCGGGCGGCCGCCTCCACAACGCGGGACCGGCGCTGGCGATCGCGTACCTGGTCTGCGGCATCTTCGCCTTCTTCGTGGTCCGGGCCCTCGGTGAGCTCGTGCTCTACCGCCCGTCCTCGGGCTCTTTCGTGTCGTACGCGCGCGAGTTCCTCGGCGAGAAGGGCGCGTACGTCGCCGGCTGGATGTACTTCCTCAACTGGTCGACCACCGGCATCGCCGACATCACCGCGATCGCGCTCTACACGCACTACTGGAGCCTGTTCACCGACATCCCGCAGTGGATGCTGGCGCTGGTCGCCCTCGCGGTGGTGCTGGCCGTGAACCTGATCTCGGTGAAGTACTTCGGCGAGATGGAGTTCTGGTTCGCGATCATCAAGGTCGCCACGCTGATCGGCTTCATGTTCATCGGCATCTTCCTGCTCGCCACGCAGCACGAGGTGGGGGGCCAGACCCCGGGCCTGGGCGTCATCACCGACAACGGAGGGGTCTTCCCGCACGGCATGATGCCGGTCGTCCTGGTCATGCAGGGCGTGATCTTCGCGTACGCCGCGCTGGAGCTGGTCGGTGTCGCCGCGGGTGAGACCGCCGAGCCGGAGAAGGTCGTCCCGCGCGCGGTGAACTCGATCATGTGGCGCGTGGGCCTCTTCTACGTCGGCTCGGTCGTCCTGCTCGCCCTGCTCCTGCCGGGTTCGCTCTACTCGGCCGACCAGAGCCCCTTCGTCACGGTGCTGTCGAAGATCGGCGTCCCGGCCGCGGGCGACGTGATGAACCTGGTGGTCCTGACGGCCGCCATGTCCTCCCTCAACTCCGGCCTGTACTCCACGGGCCGCATCCTGCGTTCCATGGCGATGGCGGGATCCGCCCCGAAGTTCACCGCCCGCATGAACCGCAGCCAGGTCCCCTACGGCGGCATCCTGCTGACCTGCGCGGTGTGCGTGCTCGGCGTCGGCCTGAACTTCCTCGTGCCGGCCCAGGCCTTCGAGATCGTTCTGAACGTGGCCTCCCTCGGCATCATCAGCACCTGGGTGATCATCATGGTGTGCCACCTGGTCTTCGTCCGCCGCGCCAAGGCCGGCCAGGTCACCCGCCCCTCCTTCCGCCTCTTCGCCAGCCCGGTCACGGAGATCACCACGATCGCCTTCCTGCTGGCCTGCCTCGGCATGATGTGGAACGACCCCGAGGTCGGCCGCAGGACCCTCCTGCTCATCCCGCTGATCGCGGTCATGCTGGTAGCGGGCTGGTTCGGCGTCCGCCGCCGGGTCTCGCAGACGGCGGACCAGGAGCTGTCGCAGCTGACGAAGTAG
- a CDS encoding 3-hydroxyacyl-CoA dehydrogenase NAD-binding domain-containing protein has product MSTESTTIRWEQDRTGLVTLVIDDPNQSANTMNQAFRDSLAAVTDRLEAEKDSIRGVIITSAKKTFFAGGDLRDLIRVTPDTAQELFDGGMAIKRNLRRIETLGKPVVAALNGAALGGGYEIALACHHRVALDAPGSKIGCPEVTLGLLPGGGGVVRTVRLLGIADALLKVLLQGTQYSPRRALENGLVDEVADSPEDMLAKARAFIDANPESRQPWDKPGYRIPGGTPANPKFAANLPAFPASLRKQTNGAPYPAPRNILAAAVEGSQVDFETAQVIEARYFVDLAAGQTSKNMIQAFFFDLQAVNSGANRPQGIEPRKARKVAVLGAGMMGAGIAYSCARAGIDVVLKDVSLEAALKGKAYSEKLCAKAVSKGRTTQEKADALLARVTPTAEVQDLAGCDAVIEAVFEDTSLKHKVFQEIQHVVEPDALLCSNTSTLPITALAEGVERQGDFIGLHFFSPVDKMPLVEIIKGERSGEEALARAFDLVRQINKTPIVVNDSRGFFTSRVIGHFINEGVAMVGEGIEPASVEQAAAQAGYPAKVLSLMDELTLTLPRKIRAESKRAVEEAGGTWTAHPAEAVIDRMVDEFGRTGRSGGAGFYDYGDDGKRTGLWPGLREHYTKPGHRIPFRDMQERMLFSEALDTVRLLEEGVLTSVADANIGSIFGIGFPGWTGGVLQYINGYEGGLPGFVARARELAEQYGERFTPPALLVEKAEKGERFSDSARV; this is encoded by the coding sequence ATGAGCACTGAGTCCACCACCATCCGCTGGGAACAGGACCGCACCGGCCTCGTCACCCTGGTCATCGACGACCCGAACCAGTCCGCGAACACCATGAACCAGGCGTTCCGCGACTCGCTGGCCGCCGTCACCGACCGCCTGGAGGCCGAGAAGGACTCCATCCGGGGCGTCATCATCACCTCCGCGAAGAAGACCTTCTTCGCCGGCGGCGACCTGCGCGACCTGATCCGCGTCACGCCCGACACGGCCCAGGAGCTGTTCGACGGCGGCATGGCGATCAAGCGGAACCTGCGCCGCATCGAGACCCTCGGCAAGCCCGTCGTCGCCGCCCTCAACGGCGCGGCCCTGGGCGGCGGTTACGAGATCGCCCTGGCCTGCCACCACCGTGTCGCCCTCGACGCGCCCGGTTCCAAGATCGGCTGCCCCGAGGTCACCCTCGGCCTGCTGCCCGGCGGTGGCGGCGTCGTCCGCACGGTCCGCCTGCTGGGCATCGCCGACGCCCTGCTGAAGGTCCTCCTCCAGGGCACCCAGTACAGCCCGCGCCGCGCCCTGGAGAACGGCCTCGTCGACGAGGTGGCCGACAGCCCGGAGGACATGCTCGCCAAGGCCCGCGCCTTCATCGACGCCAACCCCGAGTCCCGGCAGCCCTGGGACAAGCCGGGCTACCGCATCCCGGGCGGCACACCCGCCAACCCCAAGTTCGCCGCGAACCTGCCCGCCTTCCCGGCCAGCCTGCGCAAGCAGACGAACGGCGCCCCCTACCCGGCGCCGCGCAACATCCTGGCCGCCGCCGTCGAGGGCTCCCAGGTCGACTTCGAGACCGCGCAGGTCATCGAGGCCCGCTACTTCGTGGACCTCGCGGCCGGCCAGACCTCGAAGAACATGATCCAGGCCTTCTTCTTCGACCTACAGGCCGTCAACTCCGGCGCCAACCGCCCCCAGGGCATCGAGCCCCGCAAGGCCCGCAAGGTCGCCGTCCTCGGCGCCGGGATGATGGGCGCGGGCATCGCCTACTCCTGCGCCCGCGCGGGCATCGACGTGGTCCTGAAGGACGTCTCCCTGGAGGCGGCCCTCAAGGGCAAGGCCTACTCCGAGAAGCTGTGCGCCAAGGCCGTCTCCAAGGGCCGTACGACCCAGGAGAAGGCCGACGCGCTGCTCGCCCGCGTCACCCCCACCGCCGAGGTCCAGGACCTGGCCGGCTGCGACGCCGTCATCGAGGCCGTCTTCGAGGACACGTCGCTCAAGCACAAGGTGTTCCAGGAGATCCAGCACGTCGTGGAGCCCGACGCGCTGCTGTGCTCCAACACCTCCACCCTGCCCATCACCGCCCTCGCCGAAGGCGTGGAGCGCCAGGGCGACTTCATCGGCCTGCACTTCTTCTCGCCCGTCGACAAGATGCCGCTCGTCGAGATCATCAAGGGCGAGCGCAGTGGCGAGGAGGCCCTGGCCCGCGCCTTCGACCTGGTGCGGCAGATCAACAAGACCCCGATCGTCGTCAACGACTCGCGCGGCTTCTTCACCTCCCGCGTCATCGGCCACTTCATCAACGAGGGCGTCGCCATGGTCGGCGAGGGCATCGAACCGGCCTCGGTCGAGCAGGCCGCCGCCCAGGCCGGTTACCCGGCCAAGGTGCTGTCGCTGATGGACGAACTGACGCTCACCCTGCCCCGCAAGATCCGGGCCGAGTCGAAGCGCGCGGTCGAGGAGGCGGGCGGCACCTGGACGGCCCACCCCGCCGAGGCCGTCATCGACCGTATGGTCGACGAGTTCGGCCGCACCGGCCGCAGCGGCGGCGCCGGCTTCTACGACTACGGCGACGACGGCAAGCGCACCGGACTCTGGCCCGGACTGCGCGAGCACTACACCAAGCCCGGCCACCGGATCCCGTTCCGGGACATGCAGGAGCGCATGTTGTTCTCCGAGGCGCTGGACACCGTCCGGCTGCTGGAGGAGGGCGTGCTGACCTCGGTCGCCGACGCCAACATCGGCTCCATCTTCGGCATCGGCTTCCCGGGCTGGACCGGCGGCGTGCTCCAGTACATCAACGGCTACGAGGGAGGCCTGCCCGGATTCGTGGCACGCGCGCGTGAACTCGCCGAGCAGTACGGGGAGCGCTTCACGCCGCCCGCGCTGCTGGTGGAGAAGGCGGAGAAGGGGGAGCGGTTCAGCGACTCAGCCCGCGTCTGA